The Mycolicibacterium mucogenicum DSM 44124 genomic sequence GATGACGTGGTGCATCATCAGGCAACTGACCACCGAATCGAACGCATCGTCGGCGAACGGCAGGCGGGTCGCATCGGCGCTCTGCACCGTCACGTTCGGGTTGTCCTTCAGCCGGTGCGCTGCGGCGTCGACCATCACCGGGTCCAGATCGGTCGCGGTAATCGCCAGCCCAGGACGCGCGGTCGACACCCCCTCGGCGATGGCGCCACTGCCGGAACCGATTTCGAGCAGCTGCTCGCCCAGCTGGTCGGTGGGCAGCATATCGAGCACGGCGCGGGTGGTGGTTCTCCACATGGCGCCGCAGCAGAATGCCCGCTCGACTTTG encodes the following:
- a CDS encoding class I SAM-dependent methyltransferase; the encoded protein is MPVMSKVERAFCCGAMWRTTTRAVLDMLPTDQLGEQLLEIGSGSGAIAEGVSTARPGLAITATDLDPVMVDAAAHRLKDNPNVTVQSADATRLPFADDAFDSVVSCLMMHHVIEWEAAVAEIARVLKPGGVFVGYDLTRTPVATVVHRVDRSPFRLVNPDELVAEGRRNGLRIDTSTKVFGHVMQFSAAKT